One Ptiloglossa arizonensis isolate GNS036 unplaced genomic scaffold, iyPtiAriz1_principal scaffold1102, whole genome shotgun sequence DNA segment encodes these proteins:
- the LOC143154702 gene encoding LOW QUALITY PROTEIN: protein GVQW3-like (The sequence of the model RefSeq protein was modified relative to this genomic sequence to represent the inferred CDS: deleted 4 bases in 3 codons), producing the protein MDQRTCIKFCVKNEIKCADAFRMLTVAYGEATLDRSNVYRWYKMFSEGREDENDKERAGRPSTSTTDEKINEVEKMILANRRITVREVAEELNISIGSCHSIFINDLGMRRVAAKFVPKLLNCDQKQLRMNIANEMLDSVRDDPNLLQRVITGDESWVYGL; encoded by the exons ATGGATCAAAGAACCTGTATCAAATTTTgtgtgaaaaacgaaattaagtgCGCGGATGCATTCCGAATGTTGACTGTGGCATACGGAGAAGCTACCTTGGACCGAAGCAACGTTTATCGG TGGTACAAAATGTTCTCAGAAGGCCGAGAAGAT GAGAACGACAAAGAGCGTGCCGGACGCCCGAGCACTTCAACAACAgacgaaaaaattaatgaagtgGAGAAAATGATATTGGCCAATCGTCGAATCACCGTTAGAGAAGTTGCTGAGGAG CTAAACATATCGATTGGCTCGTGCcattcgatttttatcaatGATTTGGGCATGAGACGGGTCGCCGCGAAATTCGTACCAAAATTGCTCAATTGCGACCAAAAACAGCTTCGCATGAACATTGCTAATGAGATGTTGGACTCTGTCCGCGACGACCCAAATTTGCTCCAGAGGGTCATAACTGGTGACGAATCGTGGGTTTATGGGTTATGA